The Arachis duranensis cultivar V14167 chromosome 9, aradu.V14167.gnm2.J7QH, whole genome shotgun sequence genomic sequence ttttttattttttaaaataaaaatcggaCAGTTcgattttaacattaattttttttattttcgaaatcacagatcggaccgtccgatttgtaatcgtttggaaaaaaaaataaaacagatcGGTACTTTCGATTTGTAGCTCCTATAACAAAGTTAAACACTTTTCTTCTCACATCATTGGGAGATACACTCTTCTCTCTCCCACACGAAAAAAAATGTTGTTGAAAAGGTATGCAATGCAATTATTgtcgaactcttgacctttcggatctaaCGCTTTAATACCatatcatgataccactcatcccaaaagcttcaGCTAATGAGAAAAtataacactaatgattatatctctaatattccATAAActtccattgtacacattgtataaatatttcattggctcctcatactttccctTTTCTCaaaacttttatttaaaataaaagctaTATGTGAAAATGAGGTAGATAATGTGGTTTTTGGAGTCCTCACACGCACATGGGTATGGGTCACATATGCTATGGCTTCCACAAACATGAATATAGTATGGATATGGCCCCCTTTTCATGATTCATGAGCGTGGTTACCTATGGTTGACCCTGGTTGCAAGTTTCAACCATAGTCATGTTTTCGCTTATAATTTTTCGTGTGCCATAGATAGACGTGTAtcaattttgtatttataattttgaaaattaatttaaatgataCATATCtgttaattttgtatttataatttgatactgaactttttaatttgtgtagaattataaattaattttattcataaattatattttataatactataatataattataaaaattattattatactatatattttattctactgataaaattttttggattggTCACGTTAGAAAAAGAGCATTTGGTGAATGCATTAGGATATTTATCCAGGTTATTTGAGCTATTCAGGACATCAATCACTGCTTTCTAGTCACAttccataataatttttttttttcacggtatcccccaacccgataggttaaggactaatccgtcgcgatactgagctccatttaagagtttgtcgctggccaatgggttgctgtATGCACAAGGCGGAATTTGAACCCccaacacttgcttaagcggactagtgagctaaccactagaccaacccaacttggttataataatttttttaatcccATGTCCACATCTATTATATTGTTTTATCACATGAGGCTGTAAGCCCAAAATTTTGTTGGGCTGTCTGAGTAAAATATTTTCTCACTACCGACCCAATCCTCCACCAAAAAAAAACTCCTAAGTACTTTATTGTGAAGTCAGAAGAGAATTCAGACATGTGGtaaatgtttaaaatataaatttttttgttttcataatttttcgacacttatttataaagattaaaaccaatctaaattatttgattaaaatatattttataaagatattAATTTGGGTCTTNNNNNNNNNNNNNNNNNTCTTTCTTATTATTATGAgaacttttttttatctatatgGGTCAATGTTAATGTTCTCAATTTCGTCTAAATTTTtgggttaaaaaaaaaaaaaactaaccaaTTTAGCAATGTAGGTCACTCTTCCATTTCCAAATTGATCAATCCCAGtgtctattctattatattttgtattacTGATAAATTGATAACAGATAATAagcaaaataataatttgattatgaTCACATCAAAAATCAACTTCAAATAAAATTACTCTCACTAGATAATAAACACGTGAGAGAAATTCAAAGGCCTCAAATCAAATTAACCATAAGAATGATTAGTGAACCATTATTCAACAATTATTAACAATAACAAGCCTTAATACTTAATAGGTGTAACtgcaaaatagaataaataaaaaaccttACATATTCAACCTCTTGAGTCTCTTAATTATGACACTAGCTTAACCTAGCTCTATATAAAGCCCAAGCATCATCACACAAATCACTTGTATATTCCAAAAACAAAATGGCTCATTACACAAACCACAATGTTTACATTGTAACAATTATTCTTGTTGCAACAACCTTAGCTTCCAATGCAACAAAATCAATGAGTGAAAGTGCACATCCAAGCTTAGCAACAAGGTTGAAGGTGGATGGAGAGCCGGAAAGTGTAAATTGTTGGGACTCATTGTTCCAACTTCAAGCATGCACCGGTGAGGTCATAATGTTCTTCCTCAATGGTGAGACATACTTAGGACCTAGTTGTTGTCATGCCATAATAATTGTTGGACATGATTGTTGGCCTCAGATGCTTGCTTCTCTTGGATTCAGTGCCGAAGAGACTGATATTCTCCAAGGTTATTGTGATGCCGAACAACAACACCATCACCACTATTCTCCTCCATCTCCACCATCTCCTCCTCCATCATCACTTCCTCTTCGTCACGTAATCACCAATAATAGCTAATGAGGTTACTTACGAATTAGGATTCATAAATATGCTTTAATTtgctcaataaaataaaatgttacaCGATTGATATATGGTGGAAATATCATGCAACGAgtatttctcttttttgttgggccatgttttgtattttaacaaaattttcacTTTCCTTCATTATGTgaaaattatatgtattaagGCCCAAATTATGTTCAcctttatctatttatttatttaccttTCTCGATCGTgatgcatgtttttatttttctagatgCTAAAGCTAAATTATCCAGTTTTATTTGACAATAAAAGTTTTATTTTCCCTCTCAAGAATATCAACCGACCTTAGCTCAGTTGGTAGAGCGGAGGACTGTAGTGGGAAATCTCAAAGTAATCCTTAGGTCGCTGGTTCGAATCCGGCAGGtcggatttttttattttttttattttttaaaaaaaatttcgaataatagataattgagaactttaaataataatttttggaGTGTTTATTGAGTCGAGCATAGGCATTGCTCTCGCATATTCAACGAATCTTCGTAGACATATTTAGAAGTTAAAACTTGGTTTCTctataataatgaaaatatcaCTACAATAAACTTTAACTAAAGTCCTCTTAAGAAGAAAAACTAATTACTCGGGTAAATTAATATTTGGTGGTTAATTGttgtaaagaagaaaaaactgatactatttttatatatcttcTAATTTTACTGTCAATGTTTTTTATACAttatag encodes the following:
- the LOC107467751 gene encoding egg cell-secreted protein 1.3-like, translated to MAHYTNHNVYIVTIILVATTLASNATKSMSESAHPSLATRLKVDGEPESVNCWDSLFQLQACTGEVIMFFLNGETYLGPSCCHAIIIVGHDCWPQMLASLGFSAEETDILQGYCDAEQQHHHHYSPPSPPSPPPSSLPLRHVITNNS